The nucleotide sequence ATCATATTTTTCGTCAGTCACAATTTTCTCTAACACAGACACTCGCTCTTTTAATGCCGTAATTTCAGCCTCGTAGGCTTCATTCTGTTCGCCTTTCTTTTGCTCGTGACTTTTGCCTTTGGCGGTTTGAATAATGGCAACAATTGACCAACATACAATGCCTACAATAAAGATGGCTGTTAAATTCATAATAATCCCCTTCTATTTTGTAGCGATTGCATCGGAATCGCTACGCCCTTTATGATTTTTTCGTTACTATGACACCTAATACTACAATAGCAGGTTATCTGTGCTTGTCAGTACATTAAATGTACTGTTATTACACGCCGAAGCCTCATCGGTCAGATAAACCACCTAGTAGCCGCTGTTTACGTGATAACAGCGTAAACAACAGTGATGCATTACATTACCTTTATCCTAGAGCAAATTGTTTGCCATAAATTAAAAGTTTTATTATTCAATATCTTAGGGTTTTTTTAATAGAGTGGCGTGCATCATGTATATGAACAAAAACCAAATGATAGTTAAATTGACGAATGATTGATGAAATTAGTCACTCTTTGAGTTCAGAGGAAGATGTAAAGTGGATGACCCACGCGTTATCGCTGGCAGATAAGGCGGCGCAGATGGGGGAGGTTCCTGTGGGCGCTTGTGTGGTACAAGAAGGTATATTGGTCGGAGAGGGCTGGAATACACCAATTACTGACCATGACCCTTCAGCTCATGCAGAAATGGCCGCAATCCGCGCCGCTGCCAAGCAGGTTAAAAATTACCGTACAGTGGGTACTACCTTGTACGTGACGCTAGAGCCCTGTTCCATGTGTGCCGGTATGTTGGTTCACGCGCGTGTAGATAGAGTGGTTTTCGGTGCTTGGGATGCTAAAACTGGCGCGGCTGGCTCTGTGATGAACCTATTGCAACACCCAGCACTGAATCACCAAATTGAGGTTGTACCGGGTGTGCTTGCTGAAATGTGTGCTGAAAAACTGTCTTCATTTTTCAAACAACGTAGAGCGCAGATAAAGTTAGCTAAAAAGAATAAACAGGCGTTAGCTAAGGGTTGCGGTTCAGCTGAGTGAACATGTCACTGGTTACGTATTGCTTGCGACGTTGAAGCAC is from Alteromonas australica and encodes:
- the tadA gene encoding tRNA adenosine(34) deaminase TadA, translated to MIDEISHSLSSEEDVKWMTHALSLADKAAQMGEVPVGACVVQEGILVGEGWNTPITDHDPSAHAEMAAIRAAAKQVKNYRTVGTTLYVTLEPCSMCAGMLVHARVDRVVFGAWDAKTGAAGSVMNLLQHPALNHQIEVVPGVLAEMCAEKLSSFFKQRRAQIKLAKKNKQALAKGCGSAE